In the Eptesicus fuscus isolate TK198812 chromosome 22, DD_ASM_mEF_20220401, whole genome shotgun sequence genome, GCTGTTCCGAGTGAGACGCTGTATGTTGGTTCCTGGAAACCTTGGGTCGTCGCCTGCAGCGGATAGGACCGGGGCTGGGCCGAGAACCTCCCCTCTGCCCAACAGTGTCCGGCCTGGGGCCACgggcccccttctcctccccctcactATCCGAGGGGAAGCCAAAGTCACTGTTCACTGGGGAGGTgggaaaagaggaagggggagaggaggaagagtagGAAGAAACGCTAGATGGAGAATCCATAGGTTCAGAAGCAGGGGCTGGAGAGCAGCTCCTGGAGTACCCCAAGATCGGACCTGCAACTGAAGAGCAAAGCACAGGAGTTTGAAACCAGAATCCGAGAATCAGGAAATGGACGGGGGGACTGGGGCGTACTGTACGGGATAatcatctctcttctctccctcgcCAGTATTACCTGTCTCGGGGACAATAGTCAAAGCCATCTCCCCAGCCTCCATTAAGAACCTGAACTGCCTCTCTGGCCTCGGCAGAGCAGCGCTCGGTCTGACAgatttctgtccttccttccctcattTCAAGAGTAAATACCTGACTGAACACCTTCCCCAGTCCGGCCCATGGTTCGCCTGATCAGTTCCGAGCCTGATTCCGCAGCGAGCCTCTCAATCTGAAGTCACGCCACCCGCCAGCGTTCAATCTCCGGCACCGGAACCCACCTAGTGACTCTGCAGGAACCCCTCCCATAGAgacattcctcctcctcccccgcgaCCTGCCTCTCCCCGGTCTTTCTCATCAGGTTTCCCACTCCGGACCCTCTCGGGTCCCTCTGCCACGTGACCCGATCCCTCCCAACACCGCGAGGTCCCTCCACCTACTCTCTCCCGGGCTGACCCTCCCGCGCAGACCACAGACTGCTCCCCGTCCTCCGGGTCTCCTCACCTGGGTCGGTCGGCCGGCTCTGCCCAGGCTGCCTTCGGCTCCTCACACACTCCGGGTCGCAGCTACCCAcctccgcctccctccccggggtcccgCCCCTTGCCCCTCCCAGACACGTGCAGTTCCGCACGTGCCTTCCCCCCTGCGTACACAGACCTCGCCCCCTCATTGGTCCGCTAGCCGGTGGCACGTGACCACAGTTACTGAACTTCTTATCCCATTTGCTAGAGCCTACAGGGGCTCGGCCAATAGAGAGGCAGTCAGGTGACGATTGGCTGGAAGGGCGGCATTCCGGGCTCCGCCCCTACATGCGGCTCGGGGAGAGGACCCGGTGatgagaaaaggaggaggatggAAAAAAGAgtggaaaagaagggaggggcGGAAGAGGGCGGAAGCCGTGGCCTTAAATAGGATGGTGGTGCGCCGGAAACGCGTGGCTGGAGGGTGCTGAGTGGTTGTGTGAGCCGGGTCGCACGCCTCGAGATAGAGGAGGACTCACTCCTGGCTCCTCGGGATCCGACCCGTCTGCCCCCTCCTTGAGCGCCTCCGCTCACGAGTGAAGCACGTGGAGCCAACCGCGACTTGCATCTACAATGTGTGTTTTCATGGCTGCGTGCCCTTGTGTGGCCTCTCCCCCTTCCGGCTGCCCAGCCCTCGTTATTCCGCAGTCGGTTTCGCCGTACCCTCCTTTCTCCGACAAGTTGGGTGCCTCTTGCCCTGctgggtgaggagggtggggacTGCCGCCGAGAACACCGCGTTCCCGCTCGGGCTCCCGCTGGGGCGGCTCCTCCCTTACATAACCCGTCGCGCACGTTACTAGCACGGATGCCAGCCCGCCACGACTCTAGAGGTCAAAGCCGAATTCGATTGTCCCTGGCTTTTTCCTACCCGGGCTCCTCCGGCTCTGCACCCTGAATGCTGTGATTCCTAGCACTGGCACGTAGTGGGGGGAGGTCCCTGATCTTCTAGGTTATGTGTTTGTctaacttcagtttcttcatttgttccCTGGAGACTTTCGAAAGGCTTTGAAGGAGGGAAGGTGACAAGTCCGGAGTTCGCTGCCCCTTGCAGTATTGAAACGGTAccgaggagagagaagggggtagGGACTCAGAGGCTGTAAGCTGATGGAAGCTGTAACATAGGAGAGACCGCAAGGGGGCAGCCCAGTCTTGATTAGGGTCCCGtggatagagagaaaaaaaaaagtaatgtccCAGCCTGCCCTAATTACTAATTGGAAAAGGCACattgttggggggtgggaggaatggAGGAGGGTGTGAAATTTTATCTATTCTAagtagttttttatattttacatatgtttaaCAATGagcttatttataaaaagaaaacaagggttCTAAATAAACTTATTTCAACTATCCCCAAACACAGTTTTAACACCATCTATAATCAAATAAAGCAATAGAATCAGAGGGAGTCATAGACTGTGAATAAACCTGTCGTCTGAGGGTGCTTTTCTCCATTCTTCCCAAAACTTCAGGTTTATTCACAGTCCTAATACTATTGTCACCTAactccctttttaaattttttttaatttttatttttaatatcttttttaaaacctatgttttcagagaggaatggagagggggagagagatagaaacatcaatgatgagagagaatcattgatcagctgcctcctgcacatcccctactggggatcaagcccacaaccctggcatgtgccctgaccaggaatccaaccctgacctcctggttcatggatccatgctcaaccactgagccacacctgccgggccacCTAACTCCCTTTCTAGTCTACCCTTCCCACCCCCATATCCTGGTGCTTCCTTTAGTGTTGTGGCTTTAGAACAGACCCTCATGAAGGAGTAGAGAGTAACcagattatttcattcatttattttattttccaatttcctCTTCCCAAATCCCCATCCAAAGAGCCATAACAGCATTTTCATcctaaaaaggcaaaaaaaaaaaaaaaaaaaaaaaaggaaaacaataataacCAGGTTCAGGGGACTCAGGAAACCCCTCCATGGCCCCCCCCCCTATGAAAACTCCCCAGATTTCATGTTGTGAGCTGTATTTCTTCTCCATGACATCTCCTGGAAGATGTGTCCCCTccccttttcacccattccctCTGCTAAATCTCTTCACGCCCCATAGTTATTTAGAATCCCAACTTAAATCCCTTCCTTATAACACAGGTTTCtattccctcctccttccccccaccacctctccccTACATTAGGGAACTGCCACCGTTTCAGCCTCTGAACTTTGCCTCTTGACTCTGCCAGGTTACAGGGCCCCTCCCATTTTGCCCTCTGGATCTTGCCATGCCTTAAACTACCATCACGCTGGAACCACCTTTAATAACTCAAGGCAGACTGGGAACCAAGAGAGGTTTCTTCTCCATTCCACCTGCTTCTGCTCTAGGAGGCCCTGAAATCCTTCCAGttcaaaaaaattattcttattacAAAAGTCTTGGCCTCGACATCTCCTAAGGTTTTTCTAAAGTGATCCCTCTGCTTTTATGCATTTGACCAGGCTGGAAACACTAGCCAGAAATAGTGATAAAAACTGCTTCGCAGACTTCATCAAGGCCAGTGGCTGCACTCTCACCTTCTACATGAAATACATCCACTCCTGAAGGAGGGTCCAGGACAGGAGAAGGGAAACAGGACTCTGCAGACTGGATACAGCATGGTTCATATCTGGACTCCGCTAAAATAGAGATATCACGCCATAGTCGGTCACTGTCATCCCTCCTACAACTCCCTCACCCCCTGGAAAGATAGCCATCTCTTCATACCaacttttgtcttcctttcctctGAGCATACCTTCCTCCCCAGCACCGAAAAGAATTCCTTCCTCTTGTGCCTTTCACCCATTCCTGACCATACCAGGGAGGTTCGACTCaattcaatatgtatttttatttatgcgCTGGTCCCTGTGCTACAAGCTATAGGAGGGAGATAAATGTGGTTAAGACATGGCTCCTACTCAAGGAGTTTACAATCTAAAAGAAGcctattatatactttaaaatgtttatctgtCCTTGTTGTCAATCATAACTTTCCATTCCTCCCATTTGTGTTCAACTGTATTCAGACTGTACTTTGGTCCTGTTGCTCCTCTTTATTTCATTGCCAAATATCACACATGGTTGGTCTATGCTCTTCCTTACAATGTACTCCCTCTCGGATTCCACAAAATCTAGCTTTTGCTCCAACCACGCACTTAAAACTGCTTTTGGGGGGGTTATGAATAATCTCCTTCTCCTTGGCCTCTTGGTAGCTTTGCATTGATTATATTAAACTTTCTCTTCTAGACTCTGTAATACAAACGTAGTCATCTgcatttcctccttccccttctgcAGGCACAGGCACTGGCCTTTTGGTCTTCTGTGTGTACTGAGCTCATCTGCTTTCGTAACTGTGATTTTGCACTTAGAACTGCAGTCCTGGCCTGATTCctctacctttttttctttttatcttctttttttttaattcctctacCTTCGTGATAGCCTCATAGGGCTGACAACATGAGTCCAGCTTGGCCAATACCACATTTATAACCACTTCTAAAACCCTGTGGCCTCCCACATCCCATTTTGGTCAACCATTTCCCTGGACAtccatgtttaaaatatgttattttaactCTCTAGTCATTTAGTGCTCATATGAAATTATCActgaaataagatttttttcccaaaaaagatttcttttttttcttctccattcaaAATGCCACTGCCTTCCCTAGTCCAAGCCTTTAATGGATTATTTTGGGACTGATATAAATCTCATGAATCTCTCTTCACTCCATTGGATCCTGTGTGTACAACAAGACAAATAGTTTTTCTAAAATACTGCTTTTATTGTGTCTTTACTACCCTGAAGAACTTATGAGGCTCCCTATTTCTTGTAAGTtcaaacttcttttattttaaaaaataaagcttgacACTTCAGATTCTCTATTATTTTGTCCTATCTTCCCATTTGTGAAATTATCAAACAAATATTAAGAGTCttgtaaattttacttttttcttaatttcctacTGCTCCTTTCCATATACCCTCTCCTTCAATCATAGCTCCTCTACAAAACATGTCATGCTTGTTCTATCCCCATAGTTAATGCAGCTCTTCCGTTCTTCTAATAACTATTCTTCCTAATTGCTTTCATCCTTTTATAATGTACCACCAACCAAAAGCTCACCTATTCTTCAAAGTGTATCTCAGCATAATCACCTTCTAAAAGTCTTCAACTCCTGTACTGATCTCTCTCTCCTTACTTGCCTAAAGCACTTGTCTATGTTCATATGCTCTCAAACTTGTATGTAACTTAACATTgttataaatgttttcattttgttctaaATATTTCCTAAGTGTAAACTTGGGCATCATAAATACTTTGAGGACAATAACGACATCGtagatttatttttcatcattggTAACATCCTTAACTGCTTTAGGCATGGGTTACATAAACATAGGTTACATATATTACACGTCCAACTGAAATCTAACTGCACCAAATATTCTCAGGGttctgtatacactgagtggccagattattatgatctctgaacgcataataatctgaccactcagtgtatatcctatataataaaaggctaatatgcaaattgtcccctcgaccaggagttcaaccagcagtcaggctggccaaccgcccatgtcccctccccgtggccaggctggccggaccccacccatgcatgaattcatgcaccgggcctctaatatatatattagagatcataataatcttgccactcagtgtacagAGTTAGTATTAAATCTCAGTGAAAGAAATGATGGCGAAGCTGAGATGAACACCTGCATTGCAACGCTAGTAATTTGTTTTCCCCACCCACCAAAGCCTGGTATTCCATTCCTTCCTCTGCTCCATGTCACCAGCCCTGGGATCTCACCAAGGTAAGGGATGTCTCATGTCCCTCCCATCTTACCCCCAATGAACTCACTGGTTCCACTGTCACTGGTTCCACTGTCACTGGTTCCATTGTCACTGGTTCCATTGTCACTGGTTCCATTGTCACTGGTTCCATTGTCACTGGTCCCATTGTCACTGGTTTCACTGTTTCAGGCCTCTGATGGTCTACACGTTCTGTTTCATGAATAATGGTTGTTTCTTCTGCTTCCATTACCTCCTTATCCAACCTGTTCTATCCTCAGTAGGATTAGGAAACTAAGAGTTATCATCACCTCCATCCAACATCCTCATCGATTCTCTAGAGTTCATCTCTCCTTCACCTCTCCTGTCCCCAACCCCATCCTGCTCACCCTCCAAGACTTAAGCTTGGGGACCCTCCTTACCTTGCATTTGCATGGATTGTGTACCCATCCCATTCACCAATTCCCTGCACTCAAGGGCTACTCCTCCCTCTTAGTGTCTTAACCCACTGGGTTCTGGCTTCTCTTCCCCAGCTATGGTAACATGTCTGTTTTGTATCCACTACCAAGTTTCACTTCACCTAACgcattttcatttctgttaataattttcatttcaacATTGTTCAGTTTCTTTTTAACTGTTACCTATCCTGATCCTCTTAGATGTCACTCACCAGTCTGTCCTCTGACTCAAACATGGAATAATCAACAGTGAAATTTGCACCAAAATAATCTGGGGAGGAGAAAACAATCAGTAGTAACAAAAGAGAAAGGCAGTACTacctctaaaaatgaaaaaaggaagaaattgctCAGAACACTTCAACTAGTTCAAGTTGTAAAATTTACTGGTATAATCTAATTCTAATAAACTTTAATGTGAGAAATGTCTGTGaatgaatatgtttatattttctttctttctccttctccttctttttttttttttttagagtgagagagaaacattgatgtgagagagaaacatccattggttgtctcctgtatgtgTCCCAATTGGTGATCAAACCCATAACTTGGGTATGTATCCTGATCAGGAaacgaacccaccacctttcggTGGATGggtcgatgctccaaccaattgagccacaagagcatttatattttcaatctaacatctaaaataatttacaaattagaaaaatttcaaattgtTCAACCAGTTCCAAAGAATTGAAGATTGCTATCTTGAGAAATAACATCATGAGCCTTGATAGTCTGCTCATAGCAACATTTCTCTGATCCAGTTGCTCTGTTGCAAAGGGAAAGACAAAGTCTCAGAACGAAGTCTCCCCCAAACCTCTCTCCATCCTGCTAAGGGGCAGAGCCTTCTAAATACTCACCATAATTGGGGGTGACTGTGTAATTATAGATCACTTGATAATAATAATCCTCTTCCAGTACTTCTTCATCCTCATATATTTGTCCTGAGGGAACAAGGACTAAGGTCAAGGGGCATCTGGGACTTCTTAGCAACAGAAGGACACTTGAAGTTTATCTCAGCTCTATCAGTTTCCCTTCGACCTCACCTCCAAGGGTAAGACTATCTCCCTGTCTCTGCACCTCTCAACCCTTCTCAGTCTTCTGGGCTTCATATCAGGATGAGGCTTGTTCCTCTGTGCCCTTTCAATCCAGGAAATCCCACAACAGAAAACAGATCCCTTCACATACTGTAAAcctaaaacaaaaactaaacctaaaaagaggcaggaagcagagagagagagagaccagaaatTAAGAACTCCAAATCTACAATGCAGTATGCTCCTGGCTGTACTGTATTTATGAGAGTTATTCTCTTATCAGTGTCTctcacaaataaagaacacacatACCGTTAGGctgtggatttttattttagttccaGTTCCATTGCTGTCAGGATAACTTTGAACAGGCCCTATAACATCCGTTTTCTTAAAATGAGTCAGCTGGAGTAAATGACCCATCtgcattcatttttcttccttccccagacTGAAAACATGTAGCTTTGACATGATTGGATCAAGAACTCTAGGCCTCCTGCTAAAACACTTCCCTAAGCCCCTTGAAGTCCTTAACCACAAGCAATGACACAAGAATctggaggaaaaggaaacaatCAGAGCACCTGGCAGACTGGGAACAAAGGAGGGAAGGAGCCGAGCTACTTTTCAGACCCTGTCCCTGAAGGCGCCCAGTTCTTCACTCCCCTAA is a window encoding:
- the C22H1orf54 gene encoding uncharacterized protein C1orf54 homolog isoform X1, with protein sequence MDVLFVAILAVPLILGQIYEDEEVLEEDYYYQVIYNYTVTPNYDYFGANFTVDYSMFESEDRLNRLDKEVMEAEETTIIHETERVDHQRPETVKPVTMGPVTMEPVTMEPVTMEPVTMEPVTVEPVTVEPRSPDMNHAVSSLQSPVSLLLSWTLLQEWMYFM
- the C22H1orf54 gene encoding uncharacterized protein C1orf54 homolog isoform X2, whose protein sequence is MDVLFVAILAVPLILGQIYEDEEVLEEDYYYQVIYNYTVTPNYDYFGANFTVDYSMFESEDRLNRLDKEVMEAEETTIIHETERVDHQRPETVKPVTMGPVTMEPVTMEPVTMEPVTMEPVTVEPRSPDMNHAVSSLQSPVSLLLSWTLLQEWMYFM